The following DNA comes from Bacillota bacterium.
GATTGAGGCTGCAATTACTATGACGGAGGAGATACATGATGGTAAAGGTAGTAGTAAGCTGCCCTCGGGAGAGGATATATCGGTACAATGTTCAGCCCCCGGCCGGATTTACGCTTGAATATATCAAAACCCCCTATACCGATGAAGAATTAATTGAGGCTGGCGAAGGCGCAACTTTCCTGTTCCTTTCTCTTTCCCCGGCCGGCAAAGCAGTAATCGAACAGCTCAAAAGCACCCTCAAGCTCATCCAGTCTGAAGGAGTAGGCTATGACGGCATTGATATCGAGGCTGCCCGGGAAGCAGGAATCTATGTCTGTAATGCCAAAGGTGTTAACAAAGTGGCGGTGGCCGAACATACCACTGGGTTGATACTGGCGGCACTGAGACGCACAGCGGAGGCGGACAGGGAAATAAAAAAGGGAAACTTTGTTTCCAGCTATCAAGATTATGAGGAAAAGGGGATGAGGGAGCTTCAATCCTGCCATGTAGGCTTGGTGGGTTTAGGAGATATTGGCAAGGAGACGGCCAAGAGGTTATACGCCTTTGGGTGTAGAATAAGTTACTGCGATGTAATTAGACAGCCAGAGTTGGAACAGGAATTAGGACTGCAGTTCATCACTCTTGAAGAACTATACCGAACCTGTGATATTATTAGTTTGCATGTGCCGCTATTGCCGGAAACAGAGAATCTGATCAATAAAGATACAATTGCGCTCATGAGGAAAGACGCCATCATTATAAATACAGCCCGCGGCCCGATTATTAACCAACAAGATTTGGCTCAAGCCCTGATTGAAGGCCGAATTGAAGGGGCAGCCATTGATACCTTAAGCCCACAACCGCCGGGGAAGGACCACCCCTTGCTTAATTTGCCGGAGGAAGCGGCCAATCGCCTGACCTTGACTACCCATATTGCCGGCATTACTACTCAGGCATTTACCAACATGCAGATTACTGCCTGGAACAACATGAAAAAGGTGCTAAACGGCCAGAGACCTGATAATATAGTGAATGGATTGTAGTTTCCCATGGCTTTTGGGAGGGGGTACGAAATTGTCACACCGCGATACCATTGGGAAAGTGGCC
Coding sequences within:
- a CDS encoding glycerate dehydrogenase translates to MVKVVVSCPRERIYRYNVQPPAGFTLEYIKTPYTDEELIEAGEGATFLFLSLSPAGKAVIEQLKSTLKLIQSEGVGYDGIDIEAAREAGIYVCNAKGVNKVAVAEHTTGLILAALRRTAEADREIKKGNFVSSYQDYEEKGMRELQSCHVGLVGLGDIGKETAKRLYAFGCRISYCDVIRQPELEQELGLQFITLEELYRTCDIISLHVPLLPETENLINKDTIALMRKDAIIINTARGPIINQQDLAQALIEGRIEGAAIDTLSPQPPGKDHPLLNLPEEAANRLTLTTHIAGITTQAFTNMQITAWNNMKKVLNGQRPDNIVNGL